A region from the Nematostella vectensis chromosome 13, jaNemVect1.1, whole genome shotgun sequence genome encodes:
- the LOC5521474 gene encoding uncharacterized protein LOC5521474: MLFSTNSVSVPGKVDPPSMYGRRVTSYRTQSPRGNLALFIYAVVSDNNDTNNMANRAVAKFSTWTKETYIDPKNMPANRYYTPSLYTSFGDIPSHGAGREKWFHDYRRSNIAERTLRNGQLSMNPPPIRPTSFSDNPDRVLGKRTMRREAILNKPRHHLENRIPDRERERCRIDDLTFYHRQQYRDPSGSLYEHRVPYYHYPTEAEEQFLPRVRQEPDTMGSYPNYRRAASESVYDFKRGPKVYELWHKV; encoded by the coding sequence ATGCTTTTTAGTACGAACTCCGTTTCCGTTCCTGGAAAGGTGGACCCCCCCTCCATGTATGGAAGAAGGGTGACAAGCTATCGAACCCAGTCTCCTCGCGGGAATCTCGcgttgtttatctacgcggtTGTCTCGGATAACAACGATACCAACAACATGGCGAACCGAGCAGTTGCAAAGTTCTCGACTTGGACTAAAGAAACCTACATCGACCCGAAAAATATGCCCGCAAATCGTTATTATACACCAAGCCTTTACACAAGCTTCGGAGACATTCCTTCTCATGGCGCCGGTAGAGAAAAATGGTTTCACGACTATCGCCGATCAAACATTGCTGAGAGAACTCTAAGAAACGGTCAGCTCTCTATGAATCCTCCTCCAATAAGACCTACGAGTTTCTCGGATAACCCAGATCGCGTTCTTGGAAAGAGGACTATGAGAAGGGAGGCAATCCTAAACAAGCCAAGACACCACTTAGAGAATCGAATTCCTGATAGAGAGCGCGAGCGATGCCGAATAGATGATCTAACCTTCTACCATCGGCAACAATACCGTGATCCTAGTGGTTCATTGTATGAGCATCGTGTGCCTTATTATCACTACCCTACTGAAGCCGAGGAACAATTTCTACCACGAGTTAGACAGGAGCCAGACACAATGGGAAGCTATCCGAACTACCGTCGCGCAGCATCGGAAAGCGTTTACGACTTCAAACGCGGTCCCAAAGTTTATGAACTATGGCATAAGGTCTGA
- the LOC5521475 gene encoding protein SPATA45 homolog, whose translation MDGLPVGEPAITFQHISRCYSNTTSQGENFMKEKQTTTISLTYRKVKVYFVNTMNIESWCTVELNSKQDWTRADRKHDPNGFNSSVFKGASNQHQESRLDFATAEPEFHRERRHFPEKSYSQLAGQVTKDKKRS comes from the exons ATggatgggctacctgtgggtGAGCCCGCGATAACATTCCAGCACATTTCGCGTTGTTATAGCAACACAACTAGTCAAGGAGAAAACTTTATGAAAGAGAAACAAACCACAACTATCTCCCTCACATATCGTAAAGTTAAAGTTTATTTCGTCAACACGATGAATATCGAATCTTGGTGCACTGTTGAGCTGAATTCCAAGCAAGATTGGACCCGAGCAGACAGAAAACACGATCCGAATGGCTTCAATAGTTCAGTGTTCAAAGGAGCTTCAAACCAACATCAAGAAAGTCGTCTTGACTTCGCAACAGCTGAGCCAGAATTCCACCGAGAAAGACGCCATTTCCCCGAAAAAA GTTATTCTCAGCTGGCTGGCCAAGTAACAAAGGACAAGAAAAGGTCCTGA